The DNA sequence ATAAACGAATTTGAGACCGGCCGCAGCCGGTTAAACGACGTCGACATTGAACTATCCTTCAGAGCTCGACAAATTTACAAGATGAGAGGTGGTCTCCCTGCTAAATGCAGGCGAAGAAAGCTGTCAGATTTTATGAAGTGCAGACCGCCTCGAGTAGTCACTTCCCGGACGCCAGGTGATCCACGATAGCGTCCGGCTAATTGTTGAATATTAGGCGCTGAGCCTCGCCACAAGAGAAAGAATGGTTCATCACCGATGACATAGTTATATCATATACGGAAACAAGGATGATATCGCCCTAGCCTGTATTTATAGCGTCATGATGAAGATGCATTCACCTATTATCGCTAGAAATCCGTAGATTATGCAGTTTCATCGCCACCATGCAACGCTCCACGGCTCGCTATGCCAAACGCCGGTAACTCTGCAACAAGAACCGCTTGAAGATTTCGATCGCCTGTCCATATTGATACTGCGGGCCGGGCCCCTCTGACGGTTGTTTCGAAAACGATCGTGATGTCGGACCGCATCGGGTTGGCTCGGTGCAGGTCAGTAATTTTCTCATTTCCTCCCAGCTGATCCGGTTAATCCATATCGAGTGGAGAGAGGCTTTGAATAGATTGTTATACAAATTGACCCGGTTGCACGCGAAGCTCGAAGAGGAAATCCGCGGCGAACTTAGGCGTCGTTTCCCCGATAATATGCGGTTGTTGCGGCTCAAGAAACTGCGACTGCAGGTAAAAGATCGCCTGCACGGCCAGGGGCTTCGACGCGCAGAGAGTGAACTCGCTCGGTGATCTGAACCACCGCGTCGCGCTTGAACTCATCGCTGAAACTGGGCTTTCCCATCGCCGCCTCCTGTCCTAAAAATAAGATCGGAGGTGTCGAGAAATCTAGGAGCTACTCAGTCCCAACGCGTTGGGACTGAGCAGTCTGCGGCTCTGAGAGTTGCCTCAGGGTGCGTCGTCAGAGCCGGCAACACCACCTTCGCCTTCAAGCCTGGCTATCTGACGGGTGTCGGAACGCGTGAATTTTAGCCGTACACCGGCTCCCATTCCGCCTTCTTCTTCGACGAGGATCACCCCATAATGATCGAGTGCGCGCTGCGCGGCACATAGGTCCGCCTTCTCCGTGATCCATGCACTGCCAGCTCATTCGATGCGGCCCAGCGTATCGGTGGAAATGCCAGCGGCGCTTGCAAAGTCTGCCGCGCTCACGCCGACCAATGCCCGCGCGGCTGCGATCACGCGACCTGTTATGTGAACATGACCTGACATGAATGCTTCCTTCTCGCTCAAGGGTCCAACTCTATTTCGATCGGATTGTGCCGTCCACCTTGCGCTTGAGGATGCGGAGCTATGAGACTTGTGGCGATAGGCTAATTCTTTCATCTTCTTCGAAATAGGCGCGCGCAACCTCAAACGATCGGCTCGCTGCCCTTCACTTCGACGTGCCTGGTCCGGGCCTTTGCGCGATGATTTCGTGGCGATGGGCCACCGTCGTACAGCGGCCTGCCGATCAAACCATCTTCTAGAGGAGCGCGAGCCGCCAGTGCGCGGCGATGATCGGTACCCTTGGCGTGAGCACCAGCGAATAAGGTGACAAATGTTTAGGCCGGATCACCGAGATCGCCCGGACCTACAATTTTTTTGAAGTGCGCTCATATCGAGGCGCGGACCTTTTGCGCTGACCGAGGCAGCTTCGTGGTGCTTTCTGCCAAAGGTTGCGCATCTTGCGGGGTCAATACCACATATCATTTGAGTGAATTGGCGCGGATTACGCAGTGGACATCGGTACGCCATTCCTAGTTAAATCCGGTTCGCGCCTACGCTTGGGCGGTAGCATCTACCGCAAAAACGCGCACCATGCCGATGAAGGGTGCAATGCCATACCCTGGTAACGGTTCAGCGCTATGTACTTGTCGACATGGTCTAGGGGGCGAACATCGAACCATAGCTGTGGCTGCCGAGCAATATGAACGTCATGGCAGGTGCCAAAAGCAGAATGAGAAGATGAACGCTTACGCCTGATCCGGCAGCTGACATAACCTTGACGAGCGGCGAAGAGGGGAGCAGCTTCTCGTGGCACATAATTCGATCTTGCAGCCCGCATAGACATTCAATAATCATCTGTGCTCCTCGACAGACTTGACCATACGAGCGCTCGAAGGCGGTTGGAAGGTGGAGTGAGATGCCATTACTAAAACGTCGATCGAAGTTTCAAATCGCAAAGCTGCATCGACGCGACTTCATGGCGAGCGTTGCGATTGGGGCGGCTGCGCTCGCGTGTTTCCGGCATCCTGCGTATGCAAAGCCACGCATCGTGGAGGTGTCGATGGGCACCGCCCTTATGACATTCCTGCCGGCCACGGTGACTATCAAAGTCGGAGACACGGTGCGGTGGACCAATCCCGGCATCGTCAGCCATATCATCAATTTCGATCCTGCCCGTGCAAAGCAGGCAGGGTCAGTGAGCTTGCCTGCGGGAGTCGAGCCGTTCAATTCAGAAGAGATGGAGAAAGGCGATACCTTTTCCCACTTGTTCACAGTGCGCGGCACTTATCATTACACCTGCCGCTATCACGAGAATATGGGAATGACAGGAACGATCATCGTCCGCTGATGATACTGGCGGGACGCATCGCACAGCGAACTTCGTCGCGACATTGTTTCGCTTTTCACAAGCAGGTTATTTAGTTCGCGACGGAGCGTCTACCGCGCTGGGTAGCGTCGTTTCCGGAAACCAAGCAGCAAAGTCTTCTCGCTTTGCGATAAGATCCGCGATCGTATATTGGTCAAGCACCGCTAAAAACGCTCTCACAGCCTCTTTGAG is a window from the Sphingobium sp. Cam5-1 genome containing:
- a CDS encoding DUF465 domain-containing protein — translated: MQVSNFLISSQLIRLIHIEWREALNRLLYKLTRLHAKLEEEIRGELRRRFPDNMRLLRLKKLRLQVKDRLHGQGLRRAESELAR
- a CDS encoding helix-turn-helix domain-containing protein, with the translated sequence MSGHVHITGRVIAAARALVGVSAADFASAAGISTDTLGRIE
- a CDS encoding cupredoxin domain-containing protein, giving the protein MGTALMTFLPATVTIKVGDTVRWTNPGIVSHIINFDPARAKQAGSVSLPAGVEPFNSEEMEKGDTFSHLFTVRGTYHYTCRYHENMGMTGTIIVR